A single window of Candidatus Omnitrophota bacterium DNA harbors:
- a CDS encoding phosphoglycerate mutase encodes DEAGHNKDIRAKIGAIENFDKFIVGSILKRFPDKDGVRMMVLPDHATPISVGTHVADPIPFAIYGSGVEADNIETYSEKAARSSKLSFPTGWQLMDYFMKGK; translated from the coding sequence TGACGAAGCCGGGCATAATAAAGATATCAGGGCGAAAATAGGCGCGATAGAGAATTTCGATAAGTTCATAGTCGGCAGCATCCTTAAGCGCTTCCCGGATAAGGATGGGGTCCGGATGATGGTATTGCCTGATCACGCTACGCCCATATCGGTGGGCACGCATGTCGCCGACCCGATACCGTTTGCGATCTACGGCAGCGGCGTAGAAGCCGATAACATCGAGACCTACAGCGAGAAGGCGGCAAGGTCGAGCAAATTGTCTTTTCCTACCGGCTGGCAGCTGATGGATTATTTCATGAAAGGAAAATAA